Proteins found in one Plasmodium gaboni strain SY75 chromosome 13, whole genome shotgun sequence genomic segment:
- a CDS encoding hypothetical protein (conserved Plasmodium protein, unknown function), with protein sequence MNVEDNSLKYFNNLKNNEDDLSNKSIGSNSKSEKISKKKKTKKNRNNEEEEENDSNASSNEKYNLSDNSSESFLSISDDTSSYASSFYRAQLKQDKTYKTPKKYNNKLNNNFSDINSEESDKDMSSDYKSSNKECKQKYLNNILNLNNCNCSNNHNNNFKNHIEDSKNEKSKYNILHECNKNGNVYNSHTDNLNHICEHSSNKLNYDNNTNSVKNYDKNSSSEKDGAKNYGVGHRGSNALNDSKDYVNVMNKVNNYVLNNNKKNGHNMKKGINNIYDDNNNDGDDLDLDLDDNDDDDLFSVISGSDIGNMLVNDNNTYNKRNSKLNNIRHKDYKKFNSFTSRRYDKVGHDNTFNSVNSNRIKKMKCLDEIINDQNKNREKRYNTNNSNYNIELNNDMSGKMRSDYEFKKLISSTINTCYPKIKNNNDSDDILNNMERLSQIVITGENDSVKKEEGDSSNNSLYDDVDNILNIRNKIYNETREKNLLSEKKKKKKDYSLDSSVKINTLTKNDNKEKYNIAINNDKSINANVVNNQLTSDDRNNNSMFLNKSSLMSKEKLQFLKEYEERLLRNDKYLYEYGYYLNKHMIEINENINKLCNNNNDYSQRNVCTKNIINLIPSLHNIYENKNLCYIKDSPNFSEVAKIIPQWKYSFEALNTRAHEDTRDMKNILKRIENMKKDLDSLHKDLKEDRNEFERIKFETIQHDDMIRTMENKTKLHIKGVLKLDNVSFKLKKIHNIPTNNIHNYNISENVQRLLKFVDNNNVIFNNMNMLNLADAFSETRNIDILRFRHSDNNLDYVNNPDDECSFIMSLLNEELKQMLMEKKEKLQNIIRRTQLFHILDINTYKDNINNILNKHAILINQIKSNLQNKLILLYNIYDIYIKRNFKIVRISDIYLKNFLSEEIRKKHIIKTFNDNKKNREKYFMTVNFTRNKPIAHPFFIYHCLSEKFVKNFVSFVLDPLSDQNYKNFMQYCSIPGFNSVLFSQRVIELYRKEEHFSKKERICDIMSAYSSMSLSQYNNPMNNYNNYISNNDHMMNNTNIMNNNNILSNTNPLNNNNNIINNINIINNNNYINNNILSHNNMNPIVNHKITKSKEDNEYLISLRTASDQCFKLIIENHNLDEYFFLNSKNAFNLIQHIPDSITNMCNTYAAICYEGINNNQGIILGIKPYDNMNKMNNVPTFVNMSSALNANNMFSTNGLTTNNLFNKNNIFATNTSNNLFSANKSSSLSPISTSSTGGTLNSNIFTSSTSNIFGTNNNNTSTNLFNNNMRNNISTNIFGATNTQPSSMFNTGGTNNTLLGTTTSTPFSGLNSRSTIGNINTMNNMSTMNNMNAMNNMGTMNNTNTLNNMSPMNNTNTFNNMNTLNNNRNNNIITTSSNIFNKDKLFGSSGIPSMFNNNNNTLSSTSSAFGSTTNTSNLFNKNITNSTSSNLFGNAGTTNNMFNTTNNNLFNNNNNNNNTHRNSLFGSNNNTLNISNNLLNNNNIKMIGSSGLANRSTSTSNLFGSTTTNNNNMTNNILNKSSQNVSSNLFGNNNNIINNNSSSSSSRNIFSSMNISTQGNKTNTYENKNLFSSNINNNNSSMLKDNNFSAWGNNKNQLMNNNSFASNNLNTSTFGSNKFGMNTQNNNTNTIFNNNQSGIIGVGNNYGNIRGNNMINNNNSNNNNINSSSSNNLFSNNNMFNTNTNKSMFNTNNNMLNTNNNMLNTNNNVLNTNNNMFNTNN encoded by the coding sequence atgaatGTAGAAGATAAttcattaaaatattttaataatcttaaaaataatgaagacGATTTAAGTAATAAAAGTATAGGTTCCAATTCAAAATCAGAGAAGATAtcaaaaaagaaaaaaaccaaaaaaaacagaaataatgaagaagaagaagaaaatgattCAAATGCATCATCGAATGAAAAGTATAATTTAAGTGATAATTCTAGTGAAAGCTTTTTAAGCATATCTGATGATACATCATCTTATGCAAGCTCTTTTTATAGAGCCCAATTAAAACAGGATAAAACTTATAAAACaccaaaaaaatataataataaattaaataataatttttctgATATAAATTCAGAGGAATCAGATAAAGACATGTCATCTGATTATAAATCATCAAATAAAGAATgtaaacaaaaatatttaaataatattctaaatttaaataattgTAACTGTTcaaataatcataataataattttaaaaatcatattgaagattcaaaaaatgaaaagagtaaatataatattttgcATGAATGTAATAAGAATGGCAATGTGTATAATTCTCATACAGATAATTTGAATCATATATGTGAGCATTCATCGaacaaattaaattatgataataatacaaattctgtaaaaaattatgataaaaatagtTCTTCTGAAAAAGATGGCGCAAAAAATTATGGCGTCGGCCATAGGGGTAGTAATGCTTTAAATGATTCTAAGGATTATGTAAATGTAATGAATAAGGTAAATAATTACGTATTAAAcaataataagaaaaatggacataatatgaagaagggtattaataatatttatgatgataataataatgatggTGATGATCTTGATCTTGATCttgatgataatgatgatgatgatcTTTTTTCTGTTATTAGCGGGTCAGATATTGGAAATATGCTCGTGAATGATAACAacacatataataaaagaaacagtaaattaaataatattcgTCATAAAGATTATAAGAAATTTAACTCATTTACTAGTAGGAGGTATGACAAAGTAGGACATGATAATACGTTTAATAGTGTTAATTCAaatagaataaaaaaaatgaaatgtcttgatgaaattataaatgaccaaaataaaaatagagAAAAGAGATATAATACTAATAATagtaattataatatagaattaaataatgatatgtCAGGTAAAATGCGAAGTGATTATGAATTTAAGAAATTGATTTCTTCTACTATTAATACATGTTATCCtaagataaaaaataacaatGATTCTGATGACattttgaataatatggaAAGATTATCACAAATTGTAATAACAGGTGAAAATGACTCTgtaaaaaaagaagaaggGGATAGTTCTAATAATAGTTTATATGATGATGTAGacaatatattaaatattagaaataaaatatataatgaaacAAGAGAGAAGAATTTATTaagtgaaaaaaaaaaaaaaaaaaaagactATTCATTAGATAGTTctgtaaaaataaatacattaacaaaaaatgataataaagaaaaatataatatagctataaataatgataaaagTATAAATGCAAATGTAGTAAATAATCAGTTAACATCAGATGATCGAAATAATAATTCGATGTTTCTGAACAAATCATCTTTAATGAGTAAGGAGAAATTacaatttttaaaagaatatgaaGAGAGATTATTAagaaatgataaatatttatatgaatatggatattatttaaataaacatatgatagaaataaatgaaaatattaataaattatgtaataataataatgattattCACAAAGAAATGTATgtacaaaaaatattataaatcTTATACCTAgtttacataatatttatgaaaataaaaatttgtGTTATATTAAAGATTCTCCAAATTTTAGTGAAGTGGCTAAAATTATACCACAATGGAAATATTCTTTTGAGGCTTTAAATACAAGAGCTCATGAAGATACAAGagatatgaaaaatattcttaaaagaatagaaaatatgaaaaaagaTTTAGATTCATTACATAAAGATTTAAAAGAAGATAGAAATGAATTTGAAAGAATAAAATTTGAAACTATTCAACATGATGATATGATACGTACAAtggaaaataaaacaaaGTTACATATTAAAGGTGTTTTAAAATTAGATAATgtttcttttaaattaaaaaaaatacataatataccaacaaataatatacataattataatatatctgAAAATGTACAGAGACTATTAAAATTTgtagataataataatgttatttttaataatatgaatatgtTAAATCTAGCAGATGCATTTTCTGAAACCAgaaatatagatatattaagaTTTCGACATTCAGATAATAACTTAGATTATGTTAATAATCCAGATGATGAATGTTCATTTATTATGtctttattaaatgaagaattaaaaCAAATGTTAATGgagaaaaaagaaaaattacaaaatattattagaaGAACACAATTATTTCATATTCTAGATATTAATACttataaagataatatcaataatattttaaataaacatGCTATACTTataaatcaaataaaaagcaacttacaaaataaattaattctattatataatatatatgatatatatattaaaagaaatttcAAAATTGTAAGAATATCAGATATATATCTAAAAAATTTTCTAAGTGAAGAAATTCgaaaaaaacatattataaaaacatttaatgataataagaaaaatagagaaaaatattttatgacTGTTAATTTTACAAGAAATAAACCAATAGCACatccattttttatatatcattgCTTAAGTGAAAAGTTtgtaaaaaattttgtttCATTTGTTTTAGATCCATTGTCTGatcaaaattataaaaattttatgCAATATTGTTCTATACCTGGTTTTAATTCAGTATTATTTTCACAAAGAGTAATAGAATTATATAGAAAGGAGGAAcatttttcaaaaaaagaaaggaTCTGTGATATTATGTCTGCATATAGCAGCATGAGCTTATCTCAATATAATAACCCCatgaataattataataattatatatcaaataatgatcatatgatgaataatacaaacattatgaataataataatatattgaGTAATACTAATCCGctaaataataataataatattataaataatattaatataataaataataacaattatataaataataatatattaagtcataataatatgaaccCAATTGTTAATCACAAAATTACAAAATCAAAAGAGGataatgaatatttaatttctttAAGAACTGCATCTGATCAAtgttttaaattaataatagAAAATCATAATTTAGATGAATACTTTTTTTTGAACTCAAAAAATGCCTTCAATCTAATACAGCATATACCAGATTCTATAACAAACATGTGTAATACATATGCTGCTATATGTTATGAAggtattaataataatcaagGAATTATTTTAGGTATTAAACCATATGacaatatgaataaaatgaataatgTACCTACCTTTGTCAATATGTCTTCAGCTCTTAATGcaaataatatgtttagTACCAATGGATTAACaacaaataatttatttaataaaaataatatatttgcTACAAATACAtctaataatttatttagTGCAAATAAAAGCAGCTCTTTAAGTCCTATATCCACCAGTTCAACAGGCGGTACTCttaatagtaatatttttactaGTAGTAcatcaaatatatttggTACCAATAACAATAATACGTCAACAAatctttttaataataatatgagaaataatatttcaacaaatatatttggAGCTACCAATACTCAACCAAGTTCTATGTTTAATACAGGAGGGACtaataatacattattGGGTACAACAACTAGTACCCCTTTTAGTGGATTAAATAGTAGGAGCACAATTggtaatataaatactatgaataatatgagtactatgaataatatgaatgcAATGAATAATATGGGCACAATGAATAATACCAACacattaaataatatgagTCCTATGAATAATACCAAcacatttaataatatgaacacattaaataataatagaaataataatattattactactagtagtaatatatttaataagGACAAATTATTTGGAAGTAGTGGAATTCCCAGTAtgtttaataataataataacacGTTAAGTAGTACATCCAGTGCCTTTGGATCTACTACAAATACGTCCAATTtgtttaataaaaatataacgAATTCTACCTCTAGTAACCTATTTGGAAATGCTGGTAcaacaaataatatgtttaataCAACGAacaataatttatttaataataataataataataataatacacaTAGGAATAGTTTATTTggtagtaataataatacattaaatatttcgaataatttattaaataataataatataaagatgATTGGTAGTAGTGGCTTGGCAAACAGAAGCACTAGTACATCAAATTTATTTGGTTCAACAacaacaaataataataatatgacaaataatattttaaataaaagtTCACAAAACGTTTCGAGTAATTTATTCggtaataataataatattattaataataatagtagtagtagtagtagtcgtaatatattttcatcaatGAATATTTCTACCCAAGGAAATAAAACAAACActtatgaaaataaaaatttgttttcttctaatataaataataataattcatcTATGTTAAAAGATAACAATTTTTCTGCATGGggaaataataagaatCAATTAATGAACAACAATTCATTTGCatcaaataatttaaacACATCAACATTTGGTTCAAATAAATTTGGTATGAATacacaaaataataataccaatacaatatttaataataaccAATCGGGTATTATTGGAGTAGGTAATAATTACGGTAATATAAGGGGAAACAACATGATCAATAATAACAAcagtaataataataatataaatagtagtagtagtaacaaccttttttcaaataataatatgtttaatacaaatacaaataaaagtatgtttaatacaaataataatatgcttaatacaaataataatatgcttaatacaaataataatgtgcttaatacaaataataatatgtttaatacaaataataa